In Polyangia bacterium, the sequence GATGTCTTCCACCAGCAGGACGTGCCGCCCGGCGATGGGCGCCGACAGATCGCTGGTGATTTCCACGACGCCCGACGAGACGGTGGCGTCGCCGTAGCTGCGCACGCCCAGGAAATCGCAGGTCATCGGGCGGGGGATGGCGCGCACCAGGTCGGCCATGAAGATGAAGGCACCCCGCAGGACACCCACCACGGTCAGCGGGCCGGGAGGGAGGCGGGCGTCAATTTCCTGGGCCAGCTCGGCGACCCGGCGGGCGATGGCGGCGGCGGGGATCA encodes:
- the hpt gene encoding hypoxanthine phosphoribosyltransferase, producing the protein MAKTTELIPAAAIARRVAELAQEIDARLPPGPLTVVGVLRGAFIFMADLVRAIPRPMTCDFLGVRSYGDATVSSGVVEITSDLSAPIAGRHVLLVEDIADTGLTLRYLLELLAARGPASVHTCVLMSKPTFAQPALKVDFVGFEAPEAFVVGYGLDAAQLYRNLPYIAALEAD